In Populus alba chromosome 4, ASM523922v2, whole genome shotgun sequence, the genomic window TCTTATGTGAGTGGAATAGTTCAATAGATTTTTACTTAACAAACCTTAGTAAGATATACTCGTTGTTGGTTGCAGATATCCACATTTTCCACTAGACTAAAAggtcataattaaaaaacaaatccatggCATGAATCTACCACACAAtcatgttatttattaatttataacaaGCCACAGAAATGTACCATCACTACAAATAGTTATTGCACCCTTCTCATAAAATACAAGAGTAATTCACTAAAATTCCCTAGGAAAGATCCAGGAAGAAAAGACAAAAGGGATGAACAGACCTTTCGGATGTTGGCTATATTTGCTCCTCCTTTACCAATCACTTTACCAACTGCATTAGCAGGCACCAGCATTTCAAGAGTTGAGGGTGGAGGCAATCTGCATAAGTGCAGGAAATCAGCTTGCATGAACAGTATAGAagtcaaagaaaacaaaattcagaGCTTTGAAGAGCACAATGTACTAACCCTTCATACAGCTTAGACAAAGAATATGAGGCCAGAGAACCATAGCTATTTTCTCCCAtctaataaggaaaaaaaacagggaaATATGAACGCCATatgaagcaagaaaagaaaagaaaacaccaTTAAAAAGTGCAGCAATCTCCAGTAAATGAATATCATTGGCGTAGTTTTAACAAAGCCTCATAAGGCCACACTCCTAAATGCTTCTGATGGAGAAAGATTTATGTAGCATTTGATGCACAGGCTGGAAGTGGAACCCCAGGTGTACTGGTGTTCAGCACAAGGAACaagtttttaatcattttaaaccAGCTTTTTTTCCCACCTTCCCCCATGCTACAACCTTATCCCTCTTATCCTGTGCAGTCCTGTTTAATCTTGTCTCGGTAACTGCTCCCTTAGGGAGTAATCTCTTAccacatttttttaatagtgtcAGACTTTTGGTAGTGTTCTTTGCTTTTTGAAATGAGTCATGGGTTGTGTGCAATTCAGAGTATCAGGtttgttttatgatttcttGTGTGAGGTTCAGTGGATGGAAGGACAGTGAGATCTGGCGATTCTATgctgtttcttctgttttttttgtatcCAGATAAAGAGAAATCCTAGGGTTTTCAAGTATATGCCTTTCCATCCAACAAAGAGTTCAAATATTGTAGTGTCTTTTCCATATTCAGGGGCAGGGAAAGAGGGGGTGTTTTGCAGCAGATATCAGCAAGACTGAAGCAAGTGTTTTGCAGCAGATATCAGCAAGACTGAAGCAATCTTTTACATTAAGAATCTCTTCGCTGTTATTTTCCTGCTAGAGGATGATTGATGCAGTCAAGAAAATGAactatttaagttttatttataattttattcgttacaggattttctttttttcctgggaTTTAGGAATTTACTATTATTAGGACgacttttgtattttattttaataaagattttttttcttcattagtttagGACACTTTAGCATTTTGTTGTTGCTATATGAGCACAATTATTATACATTTTGGagtattttatgataaaaaaaaattagaaattcagTTTCAACTTTTAGAGTTGGATTCCTCTTGTTTATATTCTATCTTCCTATTGTCTTAAACCAATTGGCATCGAAGCAAGATAAACAAGTATCAAACCATGAGGCATCAACCTCAGAACACTAGAGGAAATCCACCTCTAAAAGTTGAAACTGAAATTCACGATTTATTACCATAAATGGCTTctccaaaatacaaaatatttgtgCTTGCATAGTCACACCAAAACCTTACAGAATAATAAGTTAGAGAAGGAATCAAAGTTCCTactaaattaaaatactaaaatgccataaaaataataaattccaaGGAAAAATCAATATATCCTAAATAATAACAGAGCTCTAAGAAACTAAAACTAACGAATCAAAAGCAAAACTGCAATAGTCCATTTTCTTAACATCATCAATGACCTATTCTCCAGTTAtcttatacaaataattattttatcttaaattgatTTTACCAAAGAGATGGAACATTTAATGtagatcaaaaaaataaaagtgaaggaGCATTTGAAATGATCAATTTATCATTCTCCTAACTCACAGTAATGGCCCTCCATCAACTGCATGGTCCAAACTCCAAAATCAATGTACCAAAAAACTTCATGCTAATTTTGAAAAGAATACTAAATAACAACTATCATGACCAAAGAAGTTGAATAGAAATTTCACCACCAGCTACGTACCGGTAAGGATCCATATCCATAAAGGCTGCTTGATGAAAGCAGGCCCAAACCACTGCCACTTTCAGCCCTCTGATCATAACCCATTGGAGGAACAGAAGGCAGGATAGATGGTATAGAAATACCAGCATGAACAGGGTAGACAGAATCAGTACCAACAGAAGAATTCAGACCaccatccttttctttcaatacATCATCTCTGAGCCTTAGAACAATCTGGACAAGTGCATCTCTCACACTGCCAACTTCTCCAGCCACCTATCAAGGAACAAGGTCAACCCCAAAAAGTATTTCCAATTGAAAAGGATAGGCAAGAAACAAGGTTAAGTTCAGAAATCAGACCTCAACAAGTTCATCATTACTATCAGCACATTTAAGTTTATCCGCTTTTGAGATGCAGACATCAGCATTAGTTCTCTTTCGAATTTCATTTACAATTGCACCGCTTTTTCCTATGATACACCCAATAACTTTAGATGGAACAAGGAATCGAATGCCAACAATGTCATTGTCTTCATCATTAATCTTTCCTTGAAGCAATAAAATAGCTTCAACTGCCATGGATTTCAAATCATCGGGAGACTGCCAAATGGTAAATATGGATAAATTAAACCCAACATATATCATGAGATATATAAGCATATTGATAAGCCATATCCAAAGCCCACACAGCATTTGCCATATAGATAAAATTGAACAAGTTTTGCGAACTTCAGCCACTTTTCACAGAATAAAAACGAATCCAAAATTGTGATGGAAATCATAAAttacttgttttatttgtttagctTAGTGACAATGGACAAAAATCAATATCCACGCTGAACTCTAGAGACTGCAATATGACATATGTTGTTGTTCATTAAAAAAGTGCAGGTTGGCATTCCCATTTAAGTAATCTTCAAAGACAATTCAACTCTCTAAAGCTCTAGAAGAATTGTACATTTGATGCCCTCTTTAACAACATCTCTATACAAATCAATGCAGAAACATGCAGGGCTCTTGCATCAAttcaaaagaaacaaatcataaacaaaGGTAAACCATACCTCAGTTGCAATGACTGTAATAATACACTCATCTCGATCAGCCTTAGTGTCATCAACCTCAATACGAGCACCGCTAACCTGCCTTATGCTTTTAATGGTACTCCCTCCCTTGCCAATGACACGCCCAATCTTGTCAAATGGGCATAATAGTCGTACAATTAACTCAGATCTGGAGGTGTTGCCAAAACTGGGAACTACAGGGACTGTGGATGAATAAATGGGCCAAGAACTCCTCATATCCCCATAACCCTGAAACTCCGGTATATGTGTAGCGCCTAAGATTGGTGGAACAGATCTAGAAGAAACAATTGGATCTGCATTTGGATAGAATCCACCCGGTTGATAAATAGGGACATCTGATGATATAATGATGCTTGGAGGGGCTTCTGGTACAGTTGTCTCAAGGGGAATTTCTTCTTTTGGACTGAACTTATACATGATTGCAGAAACTGCAAACAATGCTTTCTTCACTGCTTCTGATTCACCAGTTATCTGTTCATAAGACAAATTTAACTCTTGAACCCCTCAAACATCAACCTTTACAAATTGCTAAAGAGAAGCATGGTAAAGGATTACACATTCTtaaggaaaagaaacaaaaaatcacaTGTGAATTAATTCATAGATGAAGACAACATCCTTAATTTTCAAGATAAAGAAGCTGCACAGTTCAAAAAACACTATGATTCTCCAGCTATGTTAATGATACATGTAACAATATGAAAAGAACTCATATATAATAAACTCACAagaatacacattttttatgaaGTTGTCCCACAAAAAGCATCAACAGGCACTTGGCTTGCAATTTGGATCCAAAATTCAACTTAACTAAAGTAACTGTATCCTTAGCCTTAGTGACACTGACACCAGTCTCAAGCTGAAGAATCTAGGTTTGAAACCTCTATCTGCCATCTTAAGCTTTAGTGCAGCATGAACACAGCCTAGAGATCATCTACAGAAGTTGTTCAGGAGTTTGGATTCCATCATGATCAATGGCAATTCACACAAACAGAACAGAATGAGAATTTCATGATGAAAGTGAAAGAGCACCTAGATTTTTTAAGCCCTCAACGAACCTTACAGTAAACAGCCTTTTAAATAACAGTTTGCATTTTTGTTGGGCTTTTCCTcaaggaaaaacaatttcaactGTCAAAAGATACACacacattttgagaaaaaaaaaaaaaaaaacaatatagaagaaaaattagaacctaataattagaattttattaatttttaacagaTAAATTCAGCATGAATAGCCTCAACAATAAATCAGAAGGAAATTAAAGTCCCATGTACTAACCAGAAGAAAGTTGTCAAAGTCCATAGCACATGAGTGAGTTGGATCAGAGGCATCTTTGGCAGTGATTTTAATGTTGGCTCTGGTCTTGCTTCTCAATTTCTTTATAGTTGCCCCAGCCTTACCAATAATATTTGCTGACTGGCTAGTTGGGACAAGAATTTGGCATTCCTTCTTATCTCTGCATCTCTTGTCAGAGTCCCCAAGAGCTGCAACAGCATTTGAAATTGCAGCATGAACTTTAAGAAGAGCATCTTGTGCAGGACACAAAGGGTCAGCCTGATGGAAATCATCGTCAACATCAGCATCTCCCTTCTCCTTGACATTGCAATAAATTGTTATGACCCTATACATGGCACCTGGAAACGGGTCCACCACCTTAACTCTCGCCCTCGACTCATTCCTTATGGAATTGATGACTTTTCCACTTTTACCAATGACACTTCCAATAACCTCATCAGGGCATAGTATTCTATACACAACCAGTTCATCATTATCAGTACCTTTATTATCTTTGTGCCTCTTCTGATTATTGGTGTCCCCATCATAATCTCTTTGGGGACGCGATCGTTTGCCACTCTCCACcatttattactattactattattattattatcgaaaTACCTGAAACAATTAGATAGAAGCAATTTAATAAATAGTTCATCCATCACATACAATCatggtttttatatttgattatcacaaaaagaaaaaaattactttgaaaatACTTATCAATCCTTTCACTGTCTTACATTATCTCAGCATACATCAAAAATCAtagcaaaaaagcaaaaagaaactAATCTGTAACAGTTCCAGTATccaaacaaagtaaaaaaacaaaaattgcttTTGGAATTGAGAATTACGAAAAGCAGAGCAGATAAGCCCAATGAAATTTGAAGCTAAGAAAAAACCTACCTGTTATAGTGAGTTGAATGAAGGGGAgggaaatatatattattataaataaaccctaatgatGAAcgcggagagagagagagagagaggacaaTGAAAATGTGTCAGCAtggcattttaaaaaatgtgtttatgtgaagaaaaaaaacaataaatgatgattttttttttatagtctatttatgtccttatattaaaaattaaagaaaatttaaaaaattattttaatatactttcaagtaaaaagattacatttgaaaaatatcatataCTGTAGTTCCCACACATACTAATACgatgtttaaaattatagtcaaaattattttttaaaatgttttttacttaaaaatatatcaaaataatatatatttttattttaaaatttatttttaatatcaaaacatcaaaattattcaaaaaatattaaaaaataaattttaacaaaaacatattcaatCTCCATTTCAAAAAGActttaaatatatgtttgatattGTTATAGCTTTTAAgattttagctagaaaaaataatttttcataagaatattttaaatgaaagtttTGAGCATAAGTCATGTAAAATTTTGGTATAGTGATTAAATACAcactttttaatttgtgattaaaaaaaaattaattttaatcatatCTCATCACATTATTAACAAATCAAGTCAAAACCTCCTTCAGACTCATCTATTTACTTTACTCACTaacccaaaaattattttgtttatttttttatcttgttctttaaggttttattttctcttaacgacataaaatggttttttaagtaaattataACGGAGTTGCTACTAAATGGCATGTACTACATTGTGAATCGaaccaaaatattttgaataaaaaaaaatgtttagtttACATGAAACTTTTtgacaatattattaaacttgatgcaatgaaataattttaaaatatttttatttgacttcTTATCTAGCTTGAAATTCATATGCAGcttgaaattcaaatcaaatcataaaagaGTTACTCTGACATAACTCAATCAacttgaagatttcaaaaataacttgaaatacCACTAAAAgcatagtttgattttttaatgaaaaataatttaatatatttgcaagcaaaaatttacttttgaaaAGCA contains:
- the LOC118030246 gene encoding KH domain-containing protein At4g18375 is translated as MVESGKRSRPQRDYDGDTNNQKRHKDNKGTDNDELVVYRILCPDEVIGSVIGKSGKVINSIRNESRARVKVVDPFPGAMYRVITIYCNVKEKGDADVDDDFHQADPLCPAQDALLKVHAAISNAVAALGDSDKRCRDKKECQILVPTSQSANIIGKAGATIKKLRSKTRANIKITAKDASDPTHSCAMDFDNFLLITGESEAVKKALFAVSAIMYKFSPKEEIPLETTVPEAPPSIIISSDVPIYQPGGFYPNADPIVSSRSVPPILGATHIPEFQGYGDMRSSWPIYSSTVPVVPSFGNTSRSELIVRLLCPFDKIGRVIGKGGSTIKSIRQVSGARIEVDDTKADRDECIITVIATESPDDLKSMAVEAILLLQGKINDEDNDIVGIRFLVPSKVIGCIIGKSGAIVNEIRKRTNADVCISKADKLKCADSNDELVEVAGEVGSVRDALVQIVLRLRDDVLKEKDGGLNSSVGTDSVYPVHAGISIPSILPSVPPMGYDQRAESGSGLGLLSSSSLYGYGSLPMGENSYGSLASYSLSKLYEGLPPPSTLEMLVPANAVGKVIGKGGANIANIRKISGAMIEISDAKSARGDRIAYISGKPEQKQAAENLIQAFIMAT